The sequence GCAGGCTGGCTCGCCGGCGCTGCGGGCGTTTGCGCGGCCGGCGACTCGAACGGCAACGGCGGCGGCAAGGCTGTACCGGCGGTGCTGTCCGGCTCGGGCGATGCGCCTGATGGAGCCGGCGGCGGAACCGGCGCCGCGCTCAAGGAAGATTGCGGCGGTGCGGCCGGCGGCGGCGCGCGCAGCACGTCGTTGGCCGGCGACAGCGTGGCCCCGCCCGAGCGGAATCCGAGCTCGGGCTGCGAGTGGCCACCCTCGGGCAGGTCCGGCGGCGCCGGCAGCGGCGCCGAAGGGCTCGGCACCGGGCTGCGTGGACGGCCGGCGTCGAGGATCCTCGGCGAAATCAGGAACACCCGTTCCAGCCGGCCGGCATCGCGCTGGCGGCTGCGGAACAGATTGCCGATCAAGGGAATATCGCCAAGCAATGGCACCTTGCGCGTGGAGCTGTTGGCCTCCTCGCGCACCAGACCGCCCAGCAGCAGGCTCTGTCCGGCGTCGATGATCGCCTGCGTGGTCACGGCGTTACGCGTGACCTCGGGGATTTCGCCGCCGGCATCGGCGCTGGAGGGCGTCAATGTGACGTCGCCGTCCTCGATCGTCACCAGCATGCGGATCTGCTCGCGGCCCCGCTCCTTGATCAGATGCGGCGTGACCCGCATCACGGTACCGGCATAGACGTTGAACAGGTCGACTTCGAATGCGCCCTCGACCGGCACGTAGACCGAACGGCTGTTCTCGATCACGGCCTCGACATCGTTGAGCGTGACCACCTGCGGCCGCGACACCACGCGCATCGCGCCTTCCTGTTCCAGCGCGTTGACGCGGGCGATGAAGCGGTTGTCGTTGCCGATGATGGCGCCCACCTGAAAGCCCGGCACCTGACCGAGCGCGGCGATGTTGTCGGCCGCCAGCGCGCCGAGGAAGTCCGGCTTGCTGCCGTCTTCGCCCCACACCGCCTCGGTGGAACCGGTGCCGTAGCGCCAGTCCACGCCGAGGCTGCGCAGACGCTGGGTGTTGACGTCGATGATCGTGGCCTCGATCTCGACGATGTCCATCGGGATATCCAGCGCGCGGATCAGGTCTTCATAGAGCTGCACGCGTTCGGGATCGTCACGGATGATGATCGCGTTGCGATACGGATCGGCGACGATGCGCGCGTTGCCGCCGCCACCGGGCACCGACACCAGTGCCGGTGCCTGGGCCTGCGTGCCGCGCGAATCGCCCAGCAGACGCACGCCGCCCGATCCGTCCGGCACCGCCAGCCCGACATTGCGGTCCTGCATGCGCTGTCCGAGGCTGGCCAGCCCCCGCCCGTTGAGCCCGCCGGCGCTGGCCGGCAGCACGATCTCGTTGGGCGTGCCCAGCGCCGCCTGATAGGCCGGGTCATACAGGAGTTCGCGCAGGATGCTGGCGACACCCGGCACGCTGATCTGGCGCGTGCCGACCACAAAGGTGCGATCCGTGGCCCAGGCGTACTTCAGCGGAATGAAGCGGAACACCGTTTCCACCGGCGAGCGGCGCTGGCTGACCGTGGTGGCGAGCTGTTCGACCTGATCGACGAAGCGCGGAACGCCACTGACCGAGACCAGGCCGGTCTCCTCGGTGATGCGCACGCTGTTGTAGGCATCGCCCAGCGACATTTCGGCGAGCGCACGCCGGAAATCCTGC is a genomic window of Gammaproteobacteria bacterium containing:
- the sctC gene encoding type III secretion system outer membrane ring subunit SctC, encoding MTRWERSRRNRDVQGIARDRTQAGTWRLLGVWLALLAVIGSGTAQAGNIPFSQVQLTYEMNGEPLASFLERFLADEGLRVALSEAVRTQGGTLNGPRSGTAGQIFRSIADSNGLTAYFDGGVVWIYKRNEIQSRYFAVNVEQTQDFRRALAEMSLGDAYNSVRITEETGLVSVSGVPRFVDQVEQLATTVSQRRSPVETVFRFIPLKYAWATDRTFVVGTRQISVPGVASILRELLYDPAYQAALGTPNEIVLPASAGGLNGRGLASLGQRMQDRNVGLAVPDGSGGVRLLGDSRGTQAQAPALVSVPGGGGNARIVADPYRNAIIIRDDPERVQLYEDLIRALDIPMDIVEIEATIIDVNTQRLRSLGVDWRYGTGSTEAVWGEDGSKPDFLGALAADNIAALGQVPGFQVGAIIGNDNRFIARVNALEQEGAMRVVSRPQVVTLNDVEAVIENSRSVYVPVEGAFEVDLFNVYAGTVMRVTPHLIKERGREQIRMLVTIEDGDVTLTPSSADAGGEIPEVTRNAVTTQAIIDAGQSLLLGGLVREEANSSTRKVPLLGDIPLIGNLFRSRQRDAGRLERVFLISPRILDAGRPRSPVPSPSAPLPAPPDLPEGGHSQPELGFRSGGATLSPANDVLRAPPPAAPPQSSLSAAPVPPPAPSGASPEPDSTAGTALPPPLPFESPAAQTPAAPASQPAPVPRPAPNDTINDEVLRAPAPAMSLAAKNASEPPADLVAPTVAQAAARVPAPLPQVPLEPAQSAIAEVPADEPIATADPAGTAPAPAAPADLEGMPSELMQELMREPPNTMGAVAVLPRDQWPSEVRERARRAARTQTSTATVRSGLASGAGEQMQ